Within the Bacteroidales bacterium genome, the region GAAAGTACCCGGCTGGGTGAAAGTATGGGTGGTGAGGGATTGATAGCTGTTATAAGTGGTCGGTTGTGCGGTATCTCCCCAGGTCCATACCCACTGACTGATCTGTGCATCGCAGGTGGAAAAGTCCGAGAACGCAAGGGCATAGTTCTGACATAGCAAGGTGTCTGATGGCGTATAGGCTGCCACAATACAGGGGGAACGCTGAATGCTGTCTGTGACTGTTGAAGTACAACCATTCCCATCCACCACAGTCAATGTGGTTACATAGGTTCCGGCTGTGGTGTATTTATGCGTGGTGCTGGTATTGGGGGCATTGATGGTATCCAGTGTCCCGTCGCCAAAGTTCCAGTACATGGTAGTAATAGCACTTGCGGTATCGATGCTTTGGCTGGTAAAGGTGATGGTTGAGTCGCAGCTGCCCGGGGTATAATCGAACAATGCTACAGGCAAAGCATGCACCTGCACGCTTTGGTAATCATCCGCCTGGCATCCGAACTGGTCTATGGTGGAGAAGTTAATGGTATAGAAGCCCGGGGCGGTAAAGGTATGTCCCGGGGTTTTGAGGGTGCTCAGGTTCTGTGCACCGGACTGTGGATCCCCAAAGTTCCACTGGAAACTGATCAGGGAATCGGCAGGAGCAGCAGGGGTGAGCAACTGCGGGGTGAACTGCATAGGCTCACCGAAGCAGGACTGTGTATAACTGAAGGTAGCAGTGAGCTCTGAGGGGACACATACCTGCTGGAAGGCTGTATCCACACATCCACGGATATCGGTGATCATCAGCTTTACCTCATAGCAGGAGTCAATGGCATAATACACATGGTTGGGGTTCTGTCCATTGCCATACTGGTAAGGTTCAAACTCCCAGTTCCATCCTGTTACCAGTGCCTGGTAGCTCCATGAGGAGTCCTGGAACTGTACCGCTCCATTGGCACAGGGACTGGCTGAGTATTTAAAGTAGGCCGTAGGCTTGTTCCATACCTGCAGTGGCATGGTCTTCACATGGGTGCAGCCATGCTCGGTAGTGGTGGTAAGGGTGATGGTATAGGTGCCTGCTGTATTGAAGGTGTATTGCGGGTTCTGCATAGTGCTGGTATCAGCGGTGCCTGAGAGGCCAAAGTCCCAGCTCCATGCAACAAGGGTATCTCCCAGCGGGGCAGAGCTAAGATCGGTGAACTGTGTGGGGGATTCGGCACAGGCCTGCTGGGCCATAAAGTATGATTGAGGTGCACTGTGGATGGTCACCGGATGGCTGATGGCATTCTGGCACCCGAGGTATCACTGATGGTGAGTATCACGGTGAAAGTACCGGCCACTCCATAGCTATGCTGCGGGTTTTGTGTGTTTGCAGTGGGACTGCCATCACCAAAGTTCCAGTTGTAAGTCTGTACCGCTCCCACCTGTGTGGCGGTGGTATCGGTAAAGAAGGTGGTGGCTGATCCAAGGCAAAGCAGGCTGTCATTGTAAAAATCTACTCCTGGTTTTGGAACAATGGATACATTCTGTTCCAGTGTATCCTGGCATCCTGAAGCATTGGCAGTAATAAGCCTTACCAAATAAGTGCCCGGGTTGGCATAGTTATGTACCGGGTTGGTTTGGGTACTTGAGTTGCTGCTTCCCGATGGGGGATCGCCAAAGTTCCAGCTATGGGATACCAGTGTGGGACCTCCATTCAGACTGGTCTGGTCGGTAAACTGTGTGGCTTGTCCCTGGCAGGTATTCTGGTAAGAGAAAGCCGTGAGCGGGGAAGCAGAGATGGTCACAGGGATAACACGTGTATGGCTGCAGCCCTGTTGTGTGCCCAGGGTCAGGCTTACAAGGAAAGTGCCCGGCTGGCTGTAGGTATGTGTTACCGTGGGGTGGTAAGTAGTAAAGGTGGTATCTGTATCATCACCGAACTGCCAGTACCAGTTGTTGATTATTCCGCCATTGCCATTGCCCAGGTCGGTGAAGGTGATCTCTGTGCCTGAGCAGGCAGGGGTGTTAAAGCTGAAGTTGGACAGCGGCCCGGGGGTTACCACCACTGCATTGGTCTTGGTGTTTATGCACCCTGCCGTATCGGTGATGGTGAGCATCACATTGAAGGTGCCGGACTGGGCATAGATATGCATCGGGTCCACAAGGGTGGAACTCAGCCCATCCCCGAACTGCCAGTACCAGCTCTGGGTGGCATTTACATTCACCGTAGTGCTGGAAGTGAACTGGGTGGTATCACCACTGCATCCTGCCACTGAACTAAAATCTACCAGAGGTGGTGGGGTTACATTCACTGATGAAGTAACCGTATCGCTGCATCCGCCTGAGATAATGGCTATCAGCCTTACCGTATAGGTCCCTGCGGTATTGAAGTTATGGATAGGGTTCTGCTGGCTGCTCTGGTTGGAGCTGCCTGAGCCCGGGTCACCAAAGTCCCATTGCCAGTTGGAGATGCCTGAGGTGGTATTGCTTAGAGAAAGATCCGTGAATGATACCGCTGCTCCCTGGCAAGCGGCGCCATGACTGAACAGCGCCGTAGGTTTGGGAAGGATGGTAAGGGTTTTAGTCTGCAGGTTGGAGCAGGAATCGGAGCTTTTTACTGTCAGGGTTACATTGAAAGTCCCCGACTGTGCATAGGTATGTGATACAGAGGCTGTAGCAGGGAAGTTGATAACCTGTGTAGTGCCATCACCAAAATCCCAGAACCAGCGCGTTACATATCCTGCGGCAGAAGTGGTAAGATCGGTGAACTGTATTTGCTGATCATCACAGGCAGGAGAAGAGAAGTCGAAGTTCACAAGGGGCAGCGGAACGATGATGATCGGGTGGCTGCGCTGGTTCTCACATCCTGCCGTATCGGTAACGGTGAGCGTGACGGTATAAGTCCCGGCAAAAGTATATACATGGCTGGGAGACTGAAGGGTACTGCTGCCTCCATCCCCAAAGCTCCAGTACCAGCTGGCAATGGTGGGGATAGCCATGCCTGCAGGGCTGAACTGTGCCGGATTATCCTGGCAGGCGCTCTGGAAGCTGAAGTCGGTAACAGGCAAAGGCTTGATGGTGACAGGGTAGCTGATCGTATCGGAGCAGCCATTTAAGGTGAGGGTGATCAGTTCACCGTATAGGTGCCCTTGCAGCATAGCTGTGATTGGGGTTTTGATCAGGCTGGTGTTGAAACTCCTCGAACCGGGTCGCCAAAGTTCCATTGCCAGGAGGTCAGGCTTTGACTTCCGGAAGTGGTGGTAAGGTCGGTGAAGTGTACAGGGCTGTCCTTGCAATGGCCCGAGCTCATAAAGTCGGCCGTGGGGGAACCAAAAACATTCACCAGACGGGAGTAGCTATGGGTACAGTCTTCGGAGTTAGTCACCGTGAGGGTCACATTGAAAGTACCTGTTACGGCATAGATATGGCTTACATCGGGGATCGCAGGGAAAAGGATGGTCTGAACAGGGCTCCCATCGCCAAAGTCCCAGCTCCAGCTGGTCAGGTAGCCTGTTTCTGTGGTACTCTGATTATTGAAGCTGATGGTTTGTCCCTGGCAGTTATCGGTAGCAGAGCTGAACAATGCCGTTGGCGGTGGGGTAACAACCAGGGTGTGGGAACGGGATCCTTCGCAGCCTGCCGTATCGGTGATGGTAAGGATTACCGTATAGGTGCCTGCTGCAATATAGGTGTATTGTGTGTTGCGGGTATTGCTCGTGGAGCCATCGCCAAAATCCCAGTGGTAGGTTGCTGTAGCATTCAGGTTGATCAATGTACTGTCGGCCCAGAAATGGGTTGGGGTACCAAGACAGCCGGTGGTACTAGTAAAATCAGCCAGGGGGGCGCCTTTTACATTCACCTGTCGAAGGATAGTGTCGCTGCAGCCATTAAAGTTCTGTACAATCAGGGTTACATTATAAAGTCCTGCTGTAGTATATAAATGAGTAGGGTCTTCCAGGGTGCTGGTGTTCAAAGATCCAGAAGCAGGATCTCCAAAATCCCAGCTCCAGCTGGTAACGGCTCCCCCTCCATTGGTGTTGCTGGCATCGTTGAAAATAGCAAGTTCATTCTGGCAGTTGCTCCAGAAGTCAAAGCCGGCAAGGGGACGGCGGGTGACAGTGATAGTGGTGCTGTAAATATCCGTGCAACCCCGACTATTCAATATGGAAAGAGTAACAAGGTAAGTTCCGGCACCAGCGTAGGTATGCACAGGGTTAGCGGTGGTAGGAAAATTGATGGTATCATTGGGAGAACCATCTCCATAATTCCATATCCATTGATTGATATAGCCTTGTCCTGCCGGATTAATACTCAATTCAGTAAATTGTGTGGCATCACCCAGGCAGTTTGGTGTATTATATGAAAAGAATGCTGTGGGATGCGGTCGCACTTCAACCGGATGACTGATAGAATAAGTGCAATTATTGGTATCCTCCACATTAAGTGTTACTTGAAAGATACCGTAAGTCGGATAGATATGCCAGGGGTTAATAGGTGCATTAAAGGTAGCAAAGGTGCCATCACCGAAATCCCAGTGCCAGTTGCTGATTTTATTGATAAATGCCCCTGAAACGGTAAAGAAAGTTGTATCTGTATTACAAACTGGTAAAGTAGTGAAGTCAGTAACAGGGGTTGGATTCATGATCACGTTGACGGTATCCTGCATCATCAGATCACAATTTCCAACAGGGTTTGTGCCTCTGACAGCGTATTGCCCAGGAGTGCTTTTAATTCCAAAACTTAATGGATTTCCTGTTCCGGGAAGCAGGCTTCCTTCAGGCAGACCGTTTAGCAGGAGTTCATAAGTCATTCCGACCTGGGAGCCTGATAGTCCTATGGTTACTCCAGGAGTGCCTTCACAATAGAAACCTCCATTGCTAACTGTGACCGTGAAGGGATCAGGAAGC harbors:
- a CDS encoding PKD domain-containing protein, whose product is MAQQACAESPTQFTDLSSAPLGDTLVAWSWDFGLSGTADTSTMQNPQYTFNTAGTYTITLTTTTEHGCTHVKTMPLQVWNKPTAYFKYSASPCANGAVQFQDSSWSYQALVTGWNWEFEPYQYGNGQNPNHVYYAIDSCYEVKLMITDIRGCVDTAFQQVCVPSELTATFSYTQSCFGEPMQFTPQLLTPAAPADSLISFQWNFGDPQSGAQNLSTLKTPGHTFTAPGFYTINFSTIDQFGCQADDYQSVQVHALPVALFDYTPGSCDSTITFTSQSIDTASAITTMYWNFGDGTLDTINAPNTSTTHKYTTAGTYVTTLTVVDGNGCTSTVTDSIQRSPCIVAAYTPSDTLLCQNYALAFSDFSTCDAQISQWVWTWGDTAQPTTYNSYQSLTTHTFTQPGTFLVKLRVSTIVGGSVISDSTQRVITVIATPMAGFSTQDVCYKQESMFTDTTKANGATLLTYRWEFGDPQSVYDTAVNRNPPGFILPPGSYDPRLIVTNQSGCRDTATTSLIIHGLPSATFNSSIACVGHPTYFFDHSDPYLAPLNLWGWRVSDSLGRFLGSMQGSTPEFVFDSIGRYRVLLTASDTNQCADTLRAMVDVEPSPLSAFSYTEDVEQVQGQVQFNDGSIGADEYHWDFGNGEISPLASPLITYTEDGTYTVTLVTLNEQGCSDTTSMLYTLLFKGLYVPNAFAPGGTLQQTRIWKPVGQNLATYHCQVYNSHGAMIWESKQLDERGSPVEYWDGTYKGHPVQQDVYVWKIQAIFRDGTIWNNKDVGNHDKLTEPVFGTIVLIR
- a CDS encoding PKD domain-containing protein, with the protein product MELWRPGSRSFNTSLIKTPITAMLQGHLYGELITLTLNGCSDTISYPVTIKPLPVTDFSFQSACQDNPAQFSPAGMAIPTIASWYWSFGDGGSSTLQSPSHVYTFAGTYTVTLTVTDTAGCENQRSHPIIIVPLPLVNFDFSSPACDDQQIQFTDLTTSAAGYVTRWFWDFGDGTTQVINFPATASVSHTYAQSGTFNVTLTVKSSDSCSNLQTKTLTILPKPTALFSHGAACQGAAVSFTDLSLSNTTSGISNWQWDFGDPGSGSSNQSSQQNPIHNFNTAGTYTVRLIAIISGGCSDTVTSSVNVTPPPLVDFSSVAGCSGDTTQFTSSTTVNVNATQSWYWQFGDGLSSTLVDPMHIYAQSGTFNVMLTITDTAGCINTKTNAVVVTPGPLSNFSFNTPACSGTEITFTDLGNGNGGIINNWYWQFGDDTDTTFTTYHPTVTHTYSQPGTFLVSLTLGTQQGCSHTRVIPVTISASPLTAFSYQNTCQGQATQFTDQTSLNGGPTLVSHSWNFGDPPSGSSNSSTQTNPVHNYANPGTYLVRLITANASGCQDTLEQNVSIVPKPGVDFYNDSLLCLGSATTFFTDTTATQVGAVQTYNWNFGDGSPTANTQNPQHSYGVAGTFTVILTISDTSGARMPSAIR
- a CDS encoding PKD domain-containing protein, producing the protein MWLTVHPDPSATISGTISICEAEITPITIDFTGTPPWSVTYTNGTTPVIVNNIMSSPYTFNVSPPVTTSYWISASNDIYCNTPNDSIHGLAAITVFPLPDPFTVTVSNGGFYCEGTPGVTIGLSGSQVGMTYELLLNGLPEGSLLPGTGNPLSFGIKSTPGQYAVRGTNPVGNCDLMMQDTVNVIMNPTPVTDFTTLPVCNTDTTFFTVSGAFINKISNWHWDFGDGTFATFNAPINPWHIYPTYGIFQVTLNVEDTNNCTYSISHPVEVRPHPTAFFSYNTPNCLGDATQFTELSINPAGQGYINQWIWNYGDGSPNDTINFPTTANPVHTYAGAGTYLVTLSILNSRGCTDIYSTTITVTRRPLAGFDFWSNCQNELAIFNDASNTNGGGAVTSWSWDFGDPASGSLNTSTLEDPTHLYTTAGLYNVTLIVQNFNGCSDTILRQVNVKGAPLADFTSTTGCLGTPTHFWADSTLINLNATATYHWDFGDGSTSNTRNTQYTYIAAGTYTVILTITDTAGCEGSRSHTLVVTPPPTALFSSATDNCQGQTISFNNQSTTETGYLTSWSWDFGDGSPVQTILFPAIPDVSHIYAVTGTFNVTLTVTNSEDCTHSYSRLVNVFGSPTADFMSSGHCKDSPVHFTDLTTTSGSQSLTSWQWNFGDPVRGVSTPA